Within Drosophila subpulchrella strain 33 F10 #4 breed RU33 unplaced genomic scaffold, RU_Dsub_v1.1 Primary Assembly Seq63, whole genome shotgun sequence, the genomic segment TACAAGACATCCGAAGTCGAAAGAGATCCGACAATTGCCTATAATTgtgttatttttaatttataaatcaattaattgattttttaattaaaaaaaactagaTATTATGAACTTTAAATCATATAAAAGAGAAATAAATCAAGGAATAACTCTATATTCGAGTGTCTTGACTATCAAATACCTGTTAATAAGTTAAAGGGAGCGCAAGCAAGATGgatatatgcaagcagcaaactGCCTGTTTGGTAGATTGCAGGACGCCACTAGCGAATTCATTATTAGGTCATATCTTCTTAATAAATGGACCCATTTGAACAATTTGTAGATATGAATATAGGAATAAATAACCAAAGTCAAATTCCATGTACACatataaaaaaggttttaaaaaattaggCTTCAGATCTAAGCGTTATGGAGGCTTGTGGGCGAAACAAActttctgttaaaatttttattctgacATCAAAACTGAAAGCCACAGCTTGTGGGCGGTGTGAGGGCGTTGGAGGGTTGAcgaaaccaatacatttcagttgaaattttcattctaGCGTCAAGACTTGTGGGTGGTGTTGGTAACTTATTGTtaccgagatcacagcgttcaaacggacagacggacgtggCTAGATTGATTTcctggtcaagaatatatatacttaatgggctccgaaacgcttccttcttccttactttccgacgaatcaagAACACCCTTTTACGCAGAAATCTTGCTATATTTCGTGATACAAGCCTTATCGATGCCATGTAATGTAAATATCGATGTTTTAAACTCTACCCAAGTTATATTCATTTTAAACTTGGTTAATAGAGTAACGGATATCTCATAGTCGAGGCATTCGACTGAGCGTTCCGTTTATTTTGTACTAATTTCCTACTTATTCCGTGGTCCCGTAGTTGCAGCATGCTAGAGTGATTGCAGTGATGCCGAacataatacatttattatccGGAATCCTGACTTTTTATTAACTTGTAAAGCATTCAtccgttaaataaaaatgttagtaAAATCGATCAATCGTTTATAAATCTGTTGAATTCGAAAGAAATAAAAGGACAAACTTCCGGATAATATAAGTATTATGATTTTTCGGCATCTCTGCAAATTCCGGAAACTTTGTAGCAGGCCAATTGATCTTACAGGTTGGTGTTACATAGTCAGAAACACGACTATAGATGTGCTCTAGAAATCGGTTAGGCCTAAATTGGAAAGGGTGTCATATGTGCGGCAATAGAAATTTATCACAAACTCAACGCTAAGCAATGTCTTCGGCACCCTTGTATAacttataatttttcttatggATTTAGAGGCAGGCGTGGCTGAAGTCTTAGTAAGCTTTTGGGGCCTGGCTCTAATGATCCTTGAGCAATCTAAtcaatttctttttattttcatgGATAATCATCTAGATAAATTTGGCGTTTTCTTTTTACGCTTAGATTCTTATTACTAGATGTTAACGCTCCAAGAGAAGAAATTGGCGCAGAAACAGATGACGAAGATGACGAAGATGACGAAGATGACAATGTGGACGCAGATAGAGTTTTTCAAATGGACGATGTATCCAGCTATACTAAGACTGAAAAAACTGTTAAACATCCTGTCGGCAAAACCTTGGATATTTGCCTATTCATGCTGTATAGGTTTATTGACGAAAAATGTCGCATTCACAAAAACAGTACCGGCGAACAGCGCTTGACTGCTAAACGCATATTTAATCTATTACTACATATATTCGATGATACTCTGTTACCCAGCTACAATACCCATCATGTGCAGTTTGTCCTATTTTATGTGACTAGTATTCGTGTTGCATATTCTGAGGCTTTTCTTGATTTGCTTTGGCAGAAGGTACAAAATCCCCAAATTTCGCCGATTATTGGACATGCTGCGGTGGGATACATGACTAGCTTTTTATCTCGCGCCAGATTTTTGCCACTAAGGTAAGAAAAATTGTCATTCAATGTCCAAATAAGATAAGATAATAAGAACTTTAATtttcttaacttttttttctAGCCTTGTACaatactatttaaaaaaaatgagtATTTGGGCTCATACCTACATAGACGACTCGAGTAAAAAGACTTTGACTTGGTCGTTTGGTGCACACTTGGTTTTCTACTCTGTCTGcgaaacaattttttatttgattgcgTCTCGTGCCAGATATTTGACTGACAGTTCAAAAGGTATGCTTTAAAATTTGTTGTCATAAGATTCTTAGACTGAGCCGTATCACACATTACCTTAGGTTCTGAATTGTTTTCTTCATAAAACCTAGGaggtattttaaaatcatactACATTTGCCTAATAATGTTGTTGtaacatattttttcatactttttaaaagatttttaatatttgggatatatatttatacccgttactcgtagagtaaaagggtatactagattcgtcggaaagtatgtaacaggcagaaggaagcgtttccgaacccataaattatatatattctagatcagaatcactaggcgagtcgacctagccatgtccgtctgtccggatgaacgctgaaatctcggaaactataagagctcagctattgagatttggcattcAGATTCCTGaccttcttacgcagcgccaGTTTGTTTTAGCAACGTGCCAAgcccacgcccacaaaccgcccaaaactgtgggtcctacagttttgatgctagagtacaaattttaactgaaatgaattgttctcatctatacctatcgatttacccaaaaaaaatgtttgccacgcccagtttaacgcccacaaactttaaaaaatcgtcaatatgaacgtggttatctcggaaactatcacagatagagaattgggatttcagatttagattccgtagccttgtacgcagcgcaagtttgttacgcgaatatgccacgcccacgctaacgcccacaagccgccaaaacctgtggcgcccacaatttgtatgttatataaaaaattttaaatgaaatgtattagtctcgtcaatacctatcgattaatccaaaaaaaatttgccacgccgaATCTAACGttcataacgcttaaatctgtctaccgccggtaggtggcgcatttttatctcgctttgctgcttgcatatctccatttccctctggtccctttagctgagtaacgggtatatgatagtcgaggtactcgactatagcgttcttccttgttttaaaatcGTACCTTTCTGCTTTCTGATTAATCATACACaaacaccacaa encodes:
- the LOC119562573 gene encoding RNA polymerase I-specific transcription initiation factor RRN3-like yields the protein MSIPINLFSNCRAIHNVRSDPKNRGLAESIRVALKERKFQLIKEFTIFLCEAKLKDDEVLSILKDAKEVVQHLTPVFLKAVKALLSLNWKKRSSEIIEAYIEFYVDLLMTHNQYLSIGVFKLIEHWIPEKSDKFDWVKGCPSERSRLQLKAVHDVLNRILNAAPMTFQFVCKTITDKFPYYKRPAYVTAGYVYNVLWLIEYKPIFEEPMLQLVLQRFLLLDVNAPREEIGAETDDEDDEDDEDDNVDADRVFQMDDVSSYTKTEKTVKHPVGKTLDICLFMLYRFIDEKCRIHKNSTGEQRLTAKRIFNLLLHIFDDTLLPSYNTHHVQFVLFYVTSIRVAYSEAFLDLLWQKVQNPQISPIIGHAAVGYMTSFLSRARFLPLSLVQYYLKKMSIWAHTYIDDSSKKTLTWSFGAHLVFYSVCETIFYLIASRARYLTDSSK